In one window of Impatiens glandulifera unplaced genomic scaffold, dImpGla2.1, whole genome shotgun sequence DNA:
- the LOC124917266 gene encoding uncharacterized protein LOC124917266 has product MTTHVKSSSPLPCFRSSTTSAVSGDHRSAAAAHNLSTSVYKTSNGLFALTWCRNLLRRSFHLYILLDADAGDLSSSSSPSFSLNLKPFIFWNRTGSRKLNLNLNLPNSSSKSKWVQIFWDFSKVKFGLQPEPDSGFYIAVVVDGSMVLLAGDSPAEAFSKTKSTKSIKSQSVVLRREHFNGNKLYKTKAQFGNRIREISVLCRTGDDSRLYFSVDDKRVLQIKHLKWKFRGNERIEIDGVYVQISWDVYNWLFEEDNEDGYGLFMFRFENLGLFEDDHEEVMNKNGFSFGSQQSCGFGFEKMKMRKSLMKSSEKGSSSSSLSSGSSSCSSVMEWATMEENELKGPSSGFSLLLYAWKS; this is encoded by the coding sequence ATGACAACCCACGTCAAATCTTCCTCCCCCTTACCTTGTTTCCGTTCATCCACCACCTCCGCCGTCTCCGGCGACCACCgctccgccgccgccgcccaTAACCTCTCAACATCCGTTTACAAAACCTCTAATGGTCTCTTCGCCCTCACCTGGTGTCGCAATCTCCTCCGCCGTTCTTTCCATCTCTATATCCTCCTAGACGCAGACGCCGGCGAtctatcatcttcttcttctccatctTTCTCACTTAATCTCAAACCATTCATTTTCTGGAACAGAACTGGATCCAGAAAGTTGAATCTGAATCTGAATCTACCCAATTCCAGTTCCAAATCCAAATGGGTTCAGATCTTTTGGGATTTTTCTAAGGTTAAATTCGGTTTACAGCCTGAACCCGATTCAGGATTCTACATCGCCGTTGTTGTAGATGGGTCAATGGTTCTTCTCGCCGGAGACTCGCCGGCGGAAGCTTTTTCAAAGACTAAGTCAACTAAGTCAATTAAGTCACAATCGGTTGTTCTTCGAAGGGAGCATTTCAATGggaataaattatacaaaacaaAAGCCCAATTTGGAAATAGAATTCGAGAAATCTCTGTACTTTGTAGAACAGGAGATGATTCGAGATTGTATTTTAGTGTGGATGATAAAAGGGTGTTGCAAATCAAGCATTTGAAGTGGAAATTCAGGGGAAATGAGAGAATTGAAATTGATGGTGTTTATGTTCAGATCTCTTGGGATGTTTATAATTGGTTGTTTgaagaagataatgaagatgggTATGGTCTTTTCATGTTTAGATTTGAAAACCTTGGATTATTTGAAGATGATCATGAAGAAGTGATGAACAAGAATGGTTTCTCATTTGGGTCACAACAATCTTGTGGATTTGGGTttgagaagatgaagatgaggaaGAGTTTGATGAAATCTTCTGAAAagggttcttcttcttcttcactttcaTCGGGTTCTTCAAGTTGTAGTTCGGTTATGGAGTGGGCAACCATGGAGGAGAATGAGCTTAAGGGACCTTCTTCTGGTTTTTCTCTTCTTTTGTATGCTTGGAAAAGTTGA